The sequence TCGACGCCTACCTGCGGCAACTCAACCCGGCCATGCCGACCATCGCGGAGGACGTCCGGAAGCTGGCCGTCGTGCTGGACAGCTACGACGTCGCGCTGCCCGACCTGCTCGCCCTGCTGCGCGACGTGACCGTCACCGCCCGCACCGTCGTCGACCAGCGCGACCAACTGGCGGCGTTCCTCGCCGAGACCACCGCGACCGCCGAGGTCACCCGGGGCTTCCTCGACCGGCACGGCGACCAGCTCATCGCGCTCGGCGAGGTGAGCCGACCGGTGCTGGAGCTGCTCGCCACCTACGCCCCCGAGTACCCCTGCCTGATGCGCGGACTGGTCGCCCTGCAACCCCGCGTCGAGGAGGTCTTCGCCGGCGGGCGGATGCACATCACCCTGGAGGTCACCCGCGACGGCGGCAAGTTCGAGCGGGGACGCGACGAGCCGGTCTACGGCGCGCAGAACGGCCCCGCGTGCCACGGTCTGCCCCGACCGGCGCAGCCGGCACCCGAGGTGGCCGTCAACGACGGGTACGACCACCGAGGCGCCCGCCCGCGTACCCCCCTCACCGTCGGCATGCCCGGGGCCCTGCCCGGGATCGGCTCGCCGGCCATGGGCCGGGCCGCCACCGCCGAGGAGCGCGCGCTGGTCAAGCCGCTCGTCGGTGCCGTCACCGGCACCCCGCCGGCGGAGGTCCCCGACATCGCGGTCCTGCTCTGGGGACCGCTGCTGCGCGGCGGGGTGGTGAACGCCCGATGAGCGGCCGCACGATCGCGCCCCTGCTGAAGCTGCTGGTCTTCGCCGCGGTGACCCTGACGCTGACCGCCCTGCTCGCGCAGACCCTCGGCGCCTTCCCACCCGGCGGCGTCACCTACCGCGCCCGGTTCACCGACGTCACCGGGCTGCTCCCCGGCGACGACG comes from Micromonospora purpureochromogenes and encodes:
- a CDS encoding MCE family protein; the encoded protein is MRHRILGIVFVAVLTAALTGSVLQYRKAFTPVAWVTLRADRAGLQLNEGADVKVRGVVVGEVRSVGSTGAGAAIRLALDPRTTPLIPADVSARLLPKTLFGERYVELVPPTGGTAPPIRDGAVIQQDRSRTAVELERVLDQALPLLQAVRPEQLAVTLGAISTALEGRGEQLGANITRLDAYLRQLNPAMPTIAEDVRKLAVVLDSYDVALPDLLALLRDVTVTARTVVDQRDQLAAFLAETTATAEVTRGFLDRHGDQLIALGEVSRPVLELLATYAPEYPCLMRGLVALQPRVEEVFAGGRMHITLEVTRDGGKFERGRDEPVYGAQNGPACHGLPRPAQPAPEVAVNDGYDHRGARPRTPLTVGMPGALPGIGSPAMGRAATAEERALVKPLVGAVTGTPPAEVPDIAVLLWGPLLRGGVVNAR